One window of Halopseudomonas maritima genomic DNA carries:
- the galU gene encoding UTP--glucose-1-phosphate uridylyltransferase GalU: MAVKTAVLPVAGLGTRFLPASKAIPKEMITVVDKPVIQYVVDEAVRAGIKQIVLVNHSAKRAIEDHFDVHYELETELERRGKQELLQVMRSILPSDVRVISVRQGKALGLGHAVMCAREVVGDAPFAVMLPDVLVDAELQPAGTAPDLAAMVQRYQSSQRAQIMVEQVPMDKVSQYGVVALDGSAPAAGTSQVMTGVVEKPARADAPSDLAVVGRYILPARIFELLADTAPGAGNEIQLTDAIATLMQEEAVEAYRMQGVTYDCGSKIGYLQATLAYAQRHPQVGAEFVELLRQCNN; this comes from the coding sequence GTGGCAGTCAAAACAGCCGTTCTTCCCGTCGCCGGTCTCGGCACTCGCTTTCTCCCCGCCAGCAAGGCTATTCCCAAGGAAATGATCACGGTTGTCGACAAGCCCGTCATTCAATATGTAGTGGACGAGGCTGTGCGTGCTGGCATCAAGCAGATTGTATTGGTCAACCACTCGGCCAAGCGGGCAATCGAAGACCACTTTGATGTGCATTATGAGCTGGAGACCGAGCTGGAGCGCCGCGGCAAGCAGGAATTATTGCAGGTCATGCGGTCGATTCTGCCGTCCGATGTGCGCGTGATTAGCGTGCGCCAGGGTAAGGCGCTCGGTTTGGGCCACGCCGTGATGTGCGCGCGCGAAGTCGTTGGGGATGCACCCTTCGCGGTGATGCTGCCCGATGTGCTGGTAGATGCCGAGTTGCAGCCGGCCGGCACTGCTCCTGATTTGGCCGCTATGGTGCAGCGGTACCAGTCCAGTCAGCGTGCACAGATCATGGTTGAGCAGGTGCCCATGGATAAGGTCTCGCAATACGGGGTGGTTGCGTTGGACGGAAGTGCGCCGGCGGCGGGCACCAGCCAGGTAATGACCGGCGTAGTGGAGAAGCCCGCGCGGGCGGATGCACCCTCAGACCTTGCTGTGGTAGGACGTTACATTTTGCCCGCACGCATCTTTGAGCTGCTGGCAGATACCGCCCCCGGCGCAGGTAATGAAATTCAGCTGACTGACGCCATTGCCACGCTCATGCAGGAAGAAGCCGTCGAGGCCTACCGCATGCAGGGCGTAACCTACGACTGTGGCAGCAAGATTGGGTATCTGCAGGCGACTTTGGCCTATGCACAGCGCCATCCGCAGGTGGGTGCCGAGTTTGTCGAGCTGCTACGACAATGTAACAACTGA